A window of the Acanthochromis polyacanthus isolate Apoly-LR-REF ecotype Palm Island chromosome 10, KAUST_Apoly_ChrSc, whole genome shotgun sequence genome harbors these coding sequences:
- the LOC127535934 gene encoding uncharacterized protein LOC127535934 — translation MADDEHHHGVSPLQELGIGMVSCFVLDYMHLVCLGNVRKLVGLWIKGPLQCRVSAATITVISSHLKTIREHLPRNFARKPRSLMEYSQWKATEFRQFLLYTGRVILKGHLPARLYKNFMLLSIAIRILLSPALCYKYCDYADKLLKCYVTNFAKIYGTEHLVYNTHSLIHLADDARKFGPLDNVSCFPFENYLGTLKQLVRRPQNPVQQVVRRLGEKPSCPQGKMKEMRNKPQPPSACGPTLSNFPPCVQYKRYIYKGNIISCSQGNNSFDVEGKVAIVKNIVEFASGEMYAVCQFYKRQGCFYDYPIDVTCMRIRKVTQLDDGLHGVLLTD, via the coding sequence ATGGCAGATGATGAACATCATCATGGTGTTTCACCCCTACAAGAGCTAGGCATAGGAATGGTGTCATGCTTTGTTCTTGACTACATGCATCTAGTGTGCCTAGGAAATGTTAGAAAACTTGTGGGTCTGTGGATCAAAGGACCATTACAGTGTAGGGTTTCTGCAGCAACCATCACAGTTATCTCCAGCCACTTAAAAACAATCAGAGAACATCTGCCGAGGAATTTTGCTCGAAAACCACGGTCACTCATGGAATACAGTCAGTGGAAAGCCACTGaattcagacagtttttgttGTACACAGGCCGTGTGATTCTTAAAGGACATTTACCTGCAAGACTGTACAAGAACTTTATGTTGCTGTCTATAGCAATAAGAATTCTTCTTAGCCCAGCTTTGTGTTACAAATACTGTGATTATGCTGATAAACTATTGAAATGTTATGTAACCAATTTTGCAAAGATTTATGGAACAGAGCACCTTGTGTACAATACCCACTCTCTAATTCATCTGGCTGATGATGCAAGGAAGTTTGGACCCCTTGACAATGTTTCATGTTTCCCTTTTGAAAATTATCTGGGGACATTAAAGCAGCTGGTTAGAAGACCACAAAACCCTGTCCAACAAGTTGTACGGCGCTTAGGTGAAAAACCCAGCTGTCCTCAAGGAAAGATGAAGGAAATGAGGAACAAGCCTCAACCACCAAGTGCATGTGGTCCAACTCTCTCAAACTTTCCCCCTTGTGTACAGTACAAAAGGTACATATACAAGGGAAACATTATATCTTGCTCTCAAGGCAACAACTCCTTTGATGTTGAGGGCAAGGTTGCCATTGTGAAGAACATTGTGGAGTTTGCATCTGGAGAAATGTATGCTGTGTGCCAGTTTTACAAGAGACAAGGATGCTTTTACGATTATCCTATTGACGTTACGTGTATGAGGATCAGAAAGGTTACACAGCTTGATGATGGGCTTCATGGTGTGCTTCTGACTGACTGA